The Arachis ipaensis cultivar K30076 chromosome B10, Araip1.1, whole genome shotgun sequence DNA window aaatcctttaatcccctagcactcctcttatATAATTTTGCGCAGGAGTAATTTGATTGGTGTTATTTACCCTTTATTTTATTAAGAAAGGGAGTGTTGGATGTGCCCCAGCTGGCTTTATAGAAAGTCCACAACACCACATACATGTGCGTCTCTTGAGGCTTCAGCTTCTTCCTCTTCTCACATTAATTAATCTCCCTCCTCTGACACACTCCGATCCGCATAACACACATACAACACacacctttctttctttctttcttagctTGCTGGGCAagtgcgtgcgtgcgtgcgtgcaCTCCTTTAATCACCCTCCCTCTCTGCAACACTCTCTTTTTTTATGTATGTATGGAATCTCACATGCACTACCTTCCTCTCCTCTTGTCTTTGCAATATCATATCAAATTAAAATCCTACTTTCTGCAATTATTCTTTTCCCTTTCCTTTTTTATGCTTTCCATAACTTAATtagctttctttttcttcttttccctgcCTAATAAGCTTCCTTCTCATCTCATCTGCACACTCAATTAAACGCAGTTACCCACTTCTGCATGCGTACTCTACTCTTGTACATTTCTCTATACTTTTCTTCTATTCACttgtacaaaaaataaaaaagtattgtTTCTGCTACATCATCCTTTATTTTCAGCTTTAATAGAGCtattctctctttattacttCTCGCCATATGCTCACAGTACATCTAGTGTAGTGAGTAGTATAGTAGTAGATAGGGTAAACCATAGTTTTAGTTTGCTTGCTTTAAATGACATTCACTAGCAGAGAAGATTAGACTCTACCTGATCAGTGTCAACAAAAAgagataataataatgaaaaccaCTGCTCCTTATGCATGTCTTGTTTCCTAACAAGTACGTGTATTAGTTATAGATCTACAACCTAGCTACCTTCTGTTTATGCTTAGTACAAGTACAATTACTTAGTTAATTAaaccccttcttcttcttcttctatatagCATACTCTATGGTTACAAGCTTACACGGTTACAGtactatattatattatattatgattgttgttgttaatttattATCTCTCTGTGGTGCTAGAAGGTGCTGAATtaaggagagaagagagagagtttTGGAGAAGGTTTGAAGTGATTGGATTTCACAGTTATATGCATTAAAAGCTAAGGCCATAGAGCAGTTACAATGAAATATATGCacggcttcaataataataataatatcaaataCATGCCGTAAACTACAAGGTTTGCACTTTCCATCTACTTCTAACTGCTTTCACTATTTACCTTATTATTTTTCAGATCACTTCACTACACTActgctcttcttttctttttagtttgtGGCCTTAATTCTCTATCCTTAATTATTTTATGTGTTTTGATTTTTCAGTGTATATACATGCATGATTCAAGAATGTATGTGTGTCctttcatttctttctttctttaattttattccttGTTTATATGTGGGTGAGTGCTAGCTTGTACAGTCTCACTTTGTCATGATTGCGATATTTGCTTGTCTTTACCTTTATCTTtggatatataatagtatattcTCATTTATGTCCTCATTATACTTAAATAACATTATTCTTTTTGTATAATGTAATGACATTCCAACTATTATCTGTATAcatcttaattttattaaaaggGTAATACTAAAAAATTAATACTATAATCATCAATTTTAGTCAATATTATAATAGATTGTcaaatttttttggtgactaatagATTGTCAAATAAGTTCATTAAAAATAAACTTTtgttgaaattgaattttgaatgtgtttttttttaacttaattttgagattttttttttgttttaagagtttaaaataatttttttatgttacaTATTAGAACTTTTTTATATATTGGAATATGAGTAATAAATTCTTTAAAGATGACTTAAATCTTGACGTGAGTTTTTTGTATATCGTCAGTAATATTTTatcttttgataattaaaaaaaaatatttttttttttacaaaacgtCACTACTACTATCATAACAatgtaaaatattaaaatagtcAAATATTCTTATATTTTACACCAAAATTATCCATATATAAACATTTTAGCCTACATATTAACTATAATATTAGTTGTGTAATGTGTACTATCAAAACTTTCTCTTGTTAAAAAGCCATGATATATATGTATATCCACACATAGATATTAGATACAATTAGTTTTTGGTTACAATAATAGATGTATGATATATGAGAAAGTGGAGGAGGATGTGTAGGGCAGAGAGCATTGGGGTGGTGCCAATGTAAGTGGGGCTTAGAGAGCATATTGTCATCAATGTTCCCTCGACATTGTCTATATCATATATACTTCATATAATCTATCCATCCAAAATTCCTGCCCTACCTAAGAGGGGACGACATTgtcaccatatatatataatttaacccTACCAAATTTAGGTATAGTTACAAAAAGTGAGATTCATTATGCTTATTTAGTTTTAGCTAAGCTTTAATTNNNNNNNNNNNNNNNNNNNNNNNNNNNNNNNNNNNNNNNNNNNNNNNNNNNNNNNNNNNNNNNNNNNNNNNNNNNNAGAATTCATATATTCATTTTGTTCACTTTTCACTTATGGATCATCATGCATGATTAGGATAACTAATTAATCAATCATGATATATATGCAACAACTGCTGTAAGacataaaacttttttttttttgaaaaagaatttagtTATGGTGCACTCAGAGTATAAAATTAGTATTTATTTAATGTATAATATACATACATACAGTTCTTgttttacttttaaaattatattacaaattttatttaaattttaaaacaaattagaCACCAACTTTATAGAcatcataaaattttttatttaaaatatataaagctGCATATATGTTATTCATCATAACTCAAGTATGTTTATGAGGAAGATATGGTTTGTGTGGGCTTAAGGAATCTTAACGAGTTTGTGTTTTTATTGGACATGATCTTAGTAGGGTGGCCTACATTGTGAGGAACGGACCTTAATTGGGTAACCCGCTTCAATTATCAGCATTCActgcacacacacacactcacatTTACAACTCCGTTATTTGCATTTTtgcatttattattttattcaatcAATAATAATTATTCATATATGAAGGATGCTATGCTATGCTCCGAGGCACAAGGGCTATGGTGGttgtgctatatatatatattttcatgcatttcttttaaaattaatgtAAAGTTCTTTAATGAGAAAGGGGGggagtgaaattattttttttcttttttaggaAACCTATTAAGCATAAACGATGAAGTGTGGGTTGATTATGATATGACCAGTAGGAAGCTAAGAAGCAGAGATAGGGTTGAAGGAAAGGGGGGGCCCCTGGAAAGTGGGAAAATTTTTCTGAGTAAGAAATTAACTATAGATGTGAcaaaattgaaagaaagaaagaaagaaatcacATTGACCAAAGCGTAGATCATAAAAGGAGAAGCAGTCAGAAATGCTTCGGCCGCAACTACACCACCATGCaaaatgaattaattaattaatgaggCTTTACCATAATCATATAataatgtaaataacaaaaatGCCCTTTGATCCAATGTAGTTGGGTTCATGAATCACATGTGTTGTGTTAGTCTTATaatgtttattattatttgtatgtatgtatgtaggtAGATAATAGATGTGTCCTGTGAAGGCTGAGAGTGAAAGGGACAGGACACATGATTGTTCTTCGTGTCTATGTAATTTACCATCACTGCTTCTACCATTCTCAGCTTAGCTTATGCTTAGTTCCCTTAGCTCCCATCCAAAAGaccaaaaacaaagagaaaagtgACAAAACCCATTTTGTATTTTAGGGCAGGCAATGGCATAATAAGGGAGGCTCTTTGCAGTGTTTTACCCTTGGCCCTTTCCTCAACAAGGTACATCTGACATGAGCCATTAAGCTATTTGGCACCCTACCCTTAACACCAACAAGGACCCTTCAAACACCATTTTcccaaatcaattttcaaaactcTTACTAACTTGTTTATCCACCACCTAATTCTCCTTGTTACAATCTTTTTCGACCTATTATTTATTACACTGCATACACTTCATTTTTTAGTTGAAAAAAATTCAGTAAACAAAACAAAGTTAAGAGGAATAATAAGTTTaagtaattataattattattgagTTATTGGACAGCTTTTAGCattattgttgcatttgcatctATCTGCACACTCTCTGTCCTGATATCTAAGCAGTAAGCACTCCAAACTAGGAAAAGGGAAAACCcatctttaaattttgttttttgtttgacTCCATTTTGTTGTAGCATTTTTTCACTCTGTCATTTGCACCATAGTTGCTGTTGTTTTGCCAACTTTTTTATTTCACAGTGAGTAATAATAAATGCAATGGATTTGTATTCTATATTAAACTGACTCACATTCAAATAACTTAGTACGACCCCACCATATCTAATGGTGGTGTCGGCTGATGAGAATGTGAGTCAGCTAAATATAAAATACAAAGCGAGTCGGTTCGGTTGGACAAAGTAGGTTAAAGCCAGTTTGTCCCGCTTGAGTTGTCTTAGTTATGAGGGGGTGGTATAGTAGTATAAGGCCCCGTAGTGTCACTGTAAATGAACTTGGGGAGGAGTTAAAGGGCCTTTGTGGTCGCTGAAAAGGGGATGTATAACATGCAAATCTTACAAGAACCCCTGTCCCTGCCAAGAACTTGGAGTAGGGTAAAATTCAAACATTACATTACATTTCATTACATTTCATTACATTACGTTACATTAACATTGCATACCCCTTTGTTATTAATGTTTGGGACCACCCCCCAAAATGAACCAAAAATCAAGTACCACCATCACTCCCCACACAAATAATTAAACTATAGCATTAACATAGCAGCACgagcatttttattttatctcatgTACAACCTCTGTGCACTGTCCCTGCCCCCTGCCCCCTGCCCCTGCccctatctatctatctatcttacTTATATATGTTTATGCTTCCCCCTATGCTCTCTCAACCTAGTGGAACATAACATACAAGGAAAGTGCTCTGGTATTTTGAGGAAAGGAAAAAAcccttttattatttaatatcactcttattaattgttattattattattgtgttaTGCCCATCAAGTATGAAATAGTGGTAAGTCAAATAAATATAACACAtcacataatttatttttttgcatGTATGTATGCATGTTAGTTTATTTTTGTTCCCATATTTTCAGTGAATAATAATAATGCATTGTACTAATACAAGGCCTTGGAGAAGATGAAACACTGTTAAGATTTGATGCCCGTTCTATACCTTTCTTAttctgtcttcttctttttttttattttttttttctcatttccttttgtactttctttttagttttaCTCATCATCCTCCATCACCTCATGTGTGCATAAATAAGCATAAGAAGTTGTTCTCAGTTTAGAAAAACAAAACGTGCAACTTTTGTTATATACCATAAAAGTGAGTTCCTTGTGTCTTTGTATAGAACGTATCTTGAAAGTAGAATATGAAGGATCCAAAGGAGGATGAAGAGAAATCTAGGAGGGTTGTGGAGAAATCCACGGAGCTTAGAAGAAGGGGAAGAAGGAGAAACAAGCAATGCAGCAAAGCAGATAGATTACAAGAGAAAGGATTTGATTCACAGCTTgtgtcctctacttgttccaagaATCTTGTGTTCGCTGCAAGGCCTGGCTATGGCCACCTTGGAACAAAATGTGTCGTCAAAGCTAACCACTTCCTTGCAGATATTTCAGCATCTGACCTCAGCCATTACACTGTAAGTGCTCAGCTTTTTGTTCCTGATATATATACCCGTACTATAACTACTGTTTTAAGCAAATTGGTACTTGATTAACATTTAATTAAGTTACTTATTGTGTGTGTTTTATGGTAAAGGTTAAGATAATACCTGAAGTGAGGTGTCGCAAAACAAGCAAAGCTATAATAGCTGAGTTGGTGAGGGTTCATAAGAACACTGAGTTGGGGATGAGGCTTCCTGTTTATGATGGAGGAAGGAATCTTTACACTGCTGCCATGCTTCCTTTCACATACAAAGAGTTCACTATATTATTGATTGAAGATGATGAGAGTATTGGTACTACCAGGTAAGTTTATTGGTAATCAAGGTAATCAAGTTTGCTGCTCGTGTTAGCATGCATCAATTACGTGAGCTTCTCAGTGGAAAACAAGTGGACACACCACAAGAAGCACTTACTGTTATTGACATTGTTCTGAGGGAGCTTGCAGCACAGAGGTGAAAATCTtgaatttttgtttcttcttgttCTTTCTTTCATAACATGTTCTTGTGTTTCTCATGCCATCATTATTCTTCATATTTAGTTACGTGCCCATTGGGAGGTTTCTGTATTCTCCTGATTTTAGAAAACCACAGCAGCTTGGTGGTGGCTTAGAATCATGGCGTGGATTCTACCAAAGTATAAGGCCTACCCAGATGGGTTTATCACTTAATATTGGTCAGTTTCATTCTAACTTCGTTTTTATTTATGATTCTTAAATAACTACCACTTTTAATTCCTTATATATTCTTATGTACTTTTAGACATGTCATCAATGGCGTTTATTGAGCCACTCCCTGTGATTGACTTTGTTGCTCAAATTTTGGGAAAAGATGTGCACTCAAAGCCATTGTCAGATGCAGATCGTGTCAAGGTAACTAAGATGCTGATTGTTACTATTATATTTCAATAATCAAGTCCCTTTTTCTTCAAAGTAATGTGAAATCTTTGTGGTGTCGTGATTGGAGCAGATTAAGAAGGCCCTAAGAGGTGTAAAAGTTGAAGTTACACATAGAGGGAGTTTTAGAAGGAAGTACAGGATATCAGGATTGACATCACAGCCAACAAGGGAGCTTAAGTATTGTTCTGAACAACACTTTTCTTGTACTGTTTacaatttttattctttaatttagATATCAGTAAAGGATTCCTTTTGATAACAGCTTCCCTCTTGATGAGAAAATGAACATGAAATCAGTGGTTGATTATTTTCAAGAAATGTATGGATACACAATCAAGTATCCTCATCTACCTTGTCTTCAAGTAGGAAGCCAAAAGAAGGTGAACTATTTGCCAATGGAGGTAATAAGCTCTTAATTGATTTGATCTATTCGAAAAAACAAAGACCAATTTTGTTAATGCCACTATTTTCTACAAAGAAAGAATGTCATGTGAATGGTTGTTGTTATAGGCATGCAAGATAGTTGGAGGCCAGAGGTATACAAAAGGGCTAAACGAAAAGCAGATAACTTCTCTCTTGAAGGTCTCATGCCAGAGACCACGCGAACAAGAGACAGATATTCTTCAGGTCATTCACATCACCCTCCCTTCTCTTTATTAATTTGTTTCTTGGAGTCAGAGTTTATAGGAAACTGAATTTGCATGATAAATGTTTTATGAATATCTTGTAAACACCTACTTGGCATGGTCCTAACTTTAAGACATATGCTCTTGTTTTCCATCATTGGATTGAAATCGTTCTTCTTAGTCATTTAAGGGtgtagtttggtttaaattaatGTAGGACTTGTTATGAATATGGttgcagacaattcaagaaaatgatTATGAATATAATCCGTATGCGAAAGAGTTTGGTATAAGTGTAGACAGCAAGCTTACATCAGTTGATGCTCGGGTTCTTCCTGCTCCATGGGTACTAATTAACCAATTCTTATGTTTAAATTGATAATAtgtatttttgtttgttttttgaaATCTTCTAATAGGTCATTTTGGCTATTGTTTTCTTTGTAGTTGAAATATCATGACACTGGAAGAGAGAAAGAGTACTTGCCACAAGTTGGTCAGTGGAATATGATGAACAAGGTGAGTTTTCAGAGTTCAGACATAAAGATTAGTCATAATAGGATTGTAACTGTGGTTATTTTGAATGCAGAAAGTAATAAATGGAAGCACTGTAAGATACTGGGCATGTATCAATTTCTCAAGAAGTGTTCAAGAAAGCACAGCTCGTGGATTTTGCCAACAGTTAGTTCAGATGTGCCAAATCTCAGGCATGGTAAagtttcaaattttatacatTGGAGACTATTTTCAATAGCATCACATCATGTACAATTTTTGCAATATTTGATTGAATTTATCCCTTTTCAAAGGAATTTAGCCAGGACCCTGTGATTCCTGTATATTCAGCAAAACCTGATCTAGTTAAGAAGGCTTTGAAGTATGTACATTCAGCTTCTCTAGAAAATCTTGGTGGCAAGGAGCTAGAGTTGCTTATTGCAATTCTTCCAGACAACAATGGCTCTCTATATGGTATAAATATAATATCATTCTCACTCCAATCCAATATATTCATTATCATCTATAGTGATCTATTCATGGTTGCACTAAACATATATATTTTCTTGATTCAGGTGATCTCAAAAGAATCTGCGAAACTGATCTCGGGTTGATTTCTCAGTGTTGTCTTACAAAGCATGTATTCAAGATTAATAGACAGTACTTGGCAAATGTTGCACTCAAAATCAATGTCAAGGTTCATTCACTTAGATCCCTCAACCTtcttttgatttgaatttttctttaatcCTCATTTTCTTAAACAAATACATCATTGATACTTTTAGATGGGAGGAAGGAACACAGTGCTTTTGGATGCTTTAAGTTGGAGGATCCCATTGGTTAGTGACATTCCAACAATAATTTTTGGAGCTGATGTAACTCATCCAGAATCCGGAGAGGACTCTTGTCCTTCCATTGCTGCTGTAAGTGATTGCAGCCTATTATAATTTTCATAGCTGGCCCCATGTTTGAAGTCTGATCCTGTTCTGATTACTGTTGTTGTGCAGGTTGTAGCCTCACAGGACTGGCCAGAAGTAACAAAGTACGCAGGATTGGTTTGCGCGCAGCCTCATCGGGAAGAACTCATACAAGATCTTTTTAAATGCTGGAAAGATCCTCATCATGGTGTAGTTTATGGTGGCATGATCAGGTACTTAAAATAGCAGCTCTCATAAAGCATCTTCAGAATGGCATTTAGttagaaaaaaatttttatgCTGCTTATTTCTTAGATTAAACATTGTTTACTTGGTTCTTGTATTTATTATACTATTTGTTGATAATGCAGAGAGCTCTTACTCTCATTTAAGAAGGCAACTGGACAAAAACCACTGAGGATAATATTTTACAGGTAAGTAGTTGGATCCTTTCTTGTATAGTAAATGTGTAATGAACTTTTCTTGCAGAGGAAGTTAGACTAAGGAGTAAGTTCAATTATTTATAGGGACGGGGTAAGCGAAGGACAATTCTACCAAGTTTTGCTATATGAACTTGATGCCATTCGTAAGGTATTATCAGGATTAAATACAACTTCATATGAGatacttaaaccctaaaccctaaaccttaaaatcATCGCAATGTGCAGGCTTGTGCATCTTTGGAACCAAGTTACCAACCTCCAGTAACATTTGTTGTGGTTCAAAAACGTCATCATACTAGACTCTTCTCAAGCAATCATGATGATAGAAATAGCACTGACAAGAGTGGCAATATCTTACCTGGTAAGTATTATTCTTTTTTCAATTCAATGAGAAAAGGATTTGGATTACTCACAAGCTTTTGATTGGTTAATTAATGTAGGTACTGTGGTTGATTCTAAGATCTGTCATCCTACAGAATTTGACTTCTATTTATGCAGTCATGCTGGAATTCAGGTATCATTATGATTATATGATGTTACATTATGATTATGGTATTAGTGTTTACATTTTACATTGTGATTGAATTTTCTACAGGGTACAAGTAGACCAGCTCACTACCATGTCTTATGGGATGAGAACAATTTCACTGCTGATGAAATTCAGTCTCTCACCAACAACTTATGCTACACGTAAACTGTTTCTCCCTTGATAATGTTCTCAAATTTGTTTACCTTATTTCTTATGATGAAATTgatattttttcattttattgaGTGTAGTTATGCAAGGTGTACAAGATCTGTTTCAGTAGGTAATTCTCCTTTCTTCTGTTCGATTTATGTATGCATTTTTGTGATAGCAAAGTATTCAGAAGGTGTGTATTACATTCATGTGCAGTGCCTCCTGCATACTATGCTCATTTGGCAGCATACCGAGCTCGATTCTACATGGAACCTGGTGCCACTGAGATTTCTAAAGCGCGTGGTGCAAGATCAAAAGATGGTTCAGTTCGGCCACTCCCAGCTCTCAAAGAAAAAGTCAAGAATGTCATGTTCTACTGTTGAATATTATAAGCCCAAATAAATGAGACAGAGACTTCAATTGAAATTAAACAGCACCATAGGAAAAACACCAAGCTAAATATTAGTGATCTCATGAAAAAGTCCATCATCAACATCATGTACAACAACATATCCTTGTTCATATAAATTGTATCTGATTATCTCTGGAAATTTTGTTAAGTCTAGtagcgttttttttttttttcaagtcttTGTTACCAACACATGTGATGCAGAAATTGCTTGCTTTCAAGTGCCTAAATGGTGTTAGTATTTGTGACTACTGGCATTGGGTGAAACCAAAATTCAATTTATGACCCCGCTCGCTTATTTTCTAAATTTGTAATTACCAATTTGCCATTTCAATCCGCACGTCCAAGCTGTCAGAACATTCTTCCTATACCATTATACTAAGCCAGTTCACCAAATCTCgagaaaaaaattaatgttaatctacttaaaaaaataaaactcacTTACTCTAAAATAAAAGGTGACTTTTACAAGATTTATATCATATCTTATAATTGTAAATTTGTGAATGAATAAATATAAACGAGTTAGTCTTCATTCAGTTGGAGCAATAGATACTCTTTTTTCTTAACCAGTAAACTACCGAGTGAATGTTAGAAAGTAGTTCTACTAGAAAAGGCATACCCCACAATTCATGACTAAATACTATGCTTTTAGATTCCGAAATTATCCCAACAAAAAGTAAAAGAATGACAAAGCAGGATAATGACCTGTTACATTTTCCACGAGGCAAGAAGGTAAGGGGTGACACTACGAAAGGCATAACACAAATTCTAGTCTCCATCGATCTTTGCCTTCACTTAATGATGATTCCTTGGATGGTCCCATGCCATGAAACCCTTTTCTCATTCATTGTTGGGCAAACTCACATGCATTGCACCCTTGACCTTAACCCCAATCAATTCTCTTACACCACCCGGGTTCCTCTCAAATTCTCAATTAACCTATTATACATGCAAGCAAGTTAAACCTTTCATTCTCGGTGCCATGTCTTTGCTctatggaattaaagtaaatgtTGTATAGTAGCCAAGTATATAAGAGATAAATTCTTAGTAGCCATTTCACATAACAAATATGCAACATAAAATGGAAAAGAACATAACAAGGAAAAGCCCAGAGATAATAGAAGAATCCAAAAAAGGGGGGATGAAAATGATTGTACAACCACTTATGGCTCCAATTAGTTTGAAAGATACAAGACTAAGAGTAAGACTAAGGAAGCCAATGTGGGTGCGGGTGTGGGTCAGGGGTGAGGGGAAAGGGTTGCCAAGCCGAAGCAGCAATGAGGGGCCTCCCATGCCAACCCAAAGTCAAACATCCTTCCTTCTCTTCAACGCAGTACCCCTCAGCTGAGAACAAGCTCAATAACATGCTCGCCTGCCTTAACGCATTTGAGCCCAGGCCCACGCACTTAAACCCTGATTTCTCCAACCGGGCCTTCCATTGGGCCAGCGGTTCATGCCTCTCCACCCGAGCCGGCCCCTCACAACAAACCACGTTGCCAATCTCTCTCTCCAGGTACATTTCGGCTAGCGACTTATCCGGTTCGTTTGGGCAAGCCTCTAGCGAGTCGAAAACGGCCGAGTAGTAATGCAGCGCTTCCGTGAATCGTTCCAAGAACCCGGTCTGGTTGTGATTCGCTTCTTGTTCAACCACGGTTACGATCTTAGGGTTTAACCTCCGGATCCAACCCAGGACCGAGTCGATTCCCGAATCGGATCCTAGGAGTCGGTGGAGCTGCATGACGGAGTTGATCGCCACCGCCTCCTCCTGCCGCACCTGTAGCATCCACGGCTCCACGTCCTCAAGCCTTGACGCAGCGACTCCTCGGAAAGCGAACCGGACGTTGACGGAGCGGGCAAGTTCGGCGAGGCGGATGCCGGTTTCGCGGAGGGCGTCCCGGCGGTCCGGAGAGGGAGGGCCAATGCCGGTGATGCGGAGGGAGGGGGGACCGCCGGGGCNNNNNNNNNNNNNNNNNNNNNNNNNNNNNNNNNNNNNNNNNNNNNNNNNNNNNNNNNNNNNNNNNNNNNNNNNNNNNNNNNNNNNNNNNNNNNNNNNNNNNNNNNNNNNNNNNNNNNNNGTGCGAGCGCCTGGATGAGTGGCGGCCACTGGAGTCCATGCGCGAGGTGGAAGTCGACGACGTGGACGGAGGAGTGGCCGCTGAAGGCCTCGAGGATCGCCTGGTTGGCGGTGAAGTGAGCGAACTTGAGATAAGGGCATGCCTCGTAGAAATGATGGTAAAGTACGCCTCCTTCGTCGTTGGCGACTGCACCGACTCCGCCGTGGCGTTCGGTGAGGGGAGGAGCGAAGATGCGGCGTGTTAAGGTGCCGATGAAGTGAGCGGCGACCTTGCCGATGGCGGAGGCGGTGGTGACGTGTCTTTGGAGTGATTGCATGGCGTCGATGAGGGAAGCGGCGTGTGCCACGTGGC harbors:
- the LOC107622535 gene encoding LOW QUALITY PROTEIN: protein argonaute PNH1-like (The sequence of the model RefSeq protein was modified relative to this genomic sequence to represent the inferred CDS: inserted 1 base in 1 codon) translates to MKDPKEDEEKSRRVVEKSTELRRRGRRRNKQCSKADRLQEKGFDSQLVSSTCSKNLVFAARPGYGHLGTKCVVKANHFLADISASDLSHYTVKIIPEVRCRKTSKAIIAELVRVHKNTELGMRLPVYDGGRNLYTAAMLPFTYKEFTILLIEDDESIGTTRXSLLVIKVIKFAARVSMHQLRELLSGKQVDTPQEALTVIDIVLRELAAQSYVPIGRFLYSPDFRKPQQLGGGLESWRGFYQSIRPTQMGLSLNIDMSSMAFIEPLPVIDFVAQILGKDVHSKPLSDADRVKIKKALRGVKVEVTHRGSFRRKYRISGLTSQPTRELNFPLDEKMNMKSVVDYFQEMYGYTIKYPHLPCLQVGSQKKVNYLPMEACKIVGGQRYTKGLNEKQITSLLKVSCQRPREQETDILQTIQENDYEYNPYAKEFGISVDSKLTSVDARVLPAPWLKYHDTGREKEYLPQVGQWNMMNKKVINGSTVRYWACINFSRSVQESTARGFCQQLVQMCQISGMEFSQDPVIPVYSAKPDLVKKALKYVHSASLENLGGKELELLIAILPDNNGSLYGDLKRICETDLGLISQCCLTKHVFKINRQYLANVALKINVKMGGRNTVLLDALSWRIPLVSDIPTIIFGADVTHPESGEDSCPSIAAVVASQDWPEVTKYAGLVCAQPHREELIQDLFKCWKDPHHGVVYGGMIRELLLSFKKATGQKPLRIIFYRDGVSEGQFYQVLLYELDAIRKACASLEPSYQPPVTFVVVQKRHHTRLFSSNHDDRNSTDKSGNILPGTVVDSKICHPTEFDFYLCSHAGIQGTSRPAHYHVLWDENNFTADEIQSLTNNLCYTYARCTRSVSVVPPAYYAHLAAYRARFYMEPGATEISKARGARSKDGSVRPLPALKEKVKNVMFYC
- the LOC107622536 gene encoding DELLA protein GAI1-like; translated protein: MILQSSKSKEMITMNQNEMVVDEGLLHDIMLNSPSLHHLPQTTHYNYNYNYNPFDDTTVSWINDAVSSPSQSQLTTTALHLPPPPPPPPLIDHQQTELLLPTEQQQQVEEDSAIRLVHMLISCADSLQRGHVAHAASLIDAMQSLQRHVTTASAIGKVAAHFIGTLTRRIFAPPLTERHGGVGAVANDEGGVLYHHFYEACPYLKFAHFTANQAILEAFSGHSSVHVVDFHLAHGLQWPPLIQALAXXPGGPPSLRITGIGPPSPDRRDALRETGIRLAELARSVNVRFAFRGVAASRLEDVEPWMLQVRQEEAVAINSVMQLHRLLGSDSGIDSVLGWIRRLNPKIVTVVEQEANHNQTGFLERFTEALHYYSAVFDSLEACPNEPDKSLAEMYLEREIGNVVCCEGPARVERHEPLAQWKARLEKSGFKCVGLGSNALRQASMLLSLFSAEGYCVEEKEGCLTLGWHGRPLIAASAWQPFPLTPDPHPHPHWLP